A portion of the Thermosediminibacter oceani DSM 16646 genome contains these proteins:
- the nifU gene encoding Fe-S cluster assembly scaffold protein NifU yields the protein MYNEKVMDHFTNPRNVGEIPDADGIGEVGNPVCGDMMKIYIKVKDDVIEDIKFKTFGCGAAIATSSMVTEMVKGKTIEEALKVSNKAVADALGGLPPVKMHCSNLAADALHAAIEDYKKKKESKNVVEQK from the coding sequence ATGTATAATGAAAAAGTAATGGACCATTTTACAAACCCCAGAAACGTGGGAGAAATACCCGATGCGGATGGAATCGGAGAAGTAGGGAATCCCGTCTGCGGGGACATGATGAAAATATATATAAAAGTTAAAGATGATGTAATTGAAGACATAAAGTTCAAGACCTTCGGCTGCGGGGCTGCTATAGCCACCAGCAGCATGGTTACTGAAATGGTTAAGGGCAAGACTATCGAAGAGGCTTTAAAGGTTTCAAACAAGGCGGTGGCGGACGCTCTGGGGGGATTGCCGCCCGTCAAGATGCACTGTTCAAATTTAGCCGCCGACGCCCTGCATGCAGCCATAGAGGATTACAAAAAGAAAAAGGAGAGCAAAAATGTCGTTGAACAAAAATAG
- the mnmA gene encoding tRNA 2-thiouridine(34) synthase MnmA: MNKNRVVVAMSGGVDSSTCAYLLKKQGYEVIGITMQIWQDPSEDYTYREGGCCSIGAVYDARKVAEKLGIPYYVLNFKEEFNQKVIEYFIEEYLRGRTPNPCIACNRYIKFEALLQKAMEVDAYYLATGHYARIEYDSASGRYLLKKAVDKSKDQSYALYNLTQGQLEHLIMPLGYFTKSQIRDIAKEAGLPVAEKPDSQEICFVNDDYKEFLKEKASGRIKPGPIVDKNGRILGQHKGIAFYTIGQRRGLGISAGKPLYVIDIDRKRNAVVVGEEKDLLTKEFTADHVNWIAFDVLDDKKRVFAKIRYNFDEKPAQIMPLNSGMVKVVFDEPQKSVTPGQSVVFYDGDVVLGGGIISERIQ; this comes from the coding sequence TTGAACAAAAATAGAGTAGTTGTTGCAATGAGCGGTGGAGTGGATAGCTCCACCTGCGCTTATTTATTAAAAAAACAGGGTTACGAAGTCATAGGTATAACGATGCAGATCTGGCAGGACCCTTCCGAAGATTATACCTACCGGGAAGGGGGCTGCTGTTCCATAGGTGCCGTGTATGATGCACGTAAAGTGGCCGAAAAGCTCGGGATTCCGTATTACGTTTTGAATTTCAAAGAAGAATTTAATCAGAAAGTGATAGAGTATTTTATTGAGGAATACCTGAGGGGCAGAACTCCGAACCCGTGTATAGCATGCAACAGGTACATCAAATTCGAGGCTCTTTTGCAGAAGGCAATGGAAGTCGATGCCTATTACCTAGCTACCGGTCACTACGCAAGGATAGAATACGATAGCGCATCAGGCAGGTACCTTTTGAAAAAGGCCGTAGATAAAAGTAAAGATCAATCTTATGCCCTTTACAATTTAACACAGGGTCAGCTCGAACACCTGATCATGCCCTTGGGATATTTTACAAAAAGCCAGATTCGAGATATTGCAAAGGAAGCCGGCCTACCCGTCGCTGAAAAGCCCGATAGTCAAGAAATCTGCTTTGTGAACGACGACTACAAAGAGTTTTTAAAAGAAAAAGCCTCCGGAAGGATAAAACCCGGTCCGATTGTGGATAAAAACGGGAGAATACTGGGACAACACAAAGGGATCGCCTTTTACACAATTGGTCAGAGGCGCGGCCTCGGAATTTCGGCCGGAAAGCCGCTTTACGTGATAGATATTGACCGTAAAAGAAATGCCGTGGTAGTCGGCGAAGAAAAGGACCTTTTGACAAAGGAATTTACCGCCGACCACGTAAACTGGATAGCTTTTGATGTGCTGGACGATAAAAAGCGGGTTTTCGCCAAAATACGCTACAATTTCGACGAAAAGCCCGCCCAAATTATGCCTTTGAATTCCGGTATGGTAAAGGTGGTTTTTGACGAGCCTCAAAAGTCTGTAACTCCAGGACAGTCGGTTGTGTTTTACGACGGCGATGTGGTTTTGGGCGGCGGGATTATAAGTGAGAGAATCCAGTAA
- a CDS encoding FAD-dependent oxidoreductase, translated as MNLKFNELLKPIQIGSMQLRNRIVMPAMVTNYAAADGAVTDRFKSYHQVRAKGGVGLIIIEATYVHPSGKGFKNQVGIYKDELVAGLRELTEAVHEYGARIAVQLYHAGRQTTSKVTGMSVVAPSPIPCPVKHETPKELSIDEIKELVEAFGQAARRAKEAGFDAIEIHGAHGYLINQFLSPYSNKRTDEYGGTFENRMRFPLEVVKRVREEVGADFPIIYRISAEEYVTGGLTIEDTKVFARKLVEAGINALHVSGGVYESSAMIIQPAAISQGCFVENAAAIKKAINGKVPVIAVGRIKDPVMAEQVIQEGKADLVSMGRALLADPELPKKVSEGRIQEIRKCIGCNQGCVDRLFQDLDISCISNALTGHETEFDVGSPANKMKKVLVIGGGPGGLEAARVAALRGHEVILYEREDELGGQMQIAAVPPHKEEINDLADFLINQVEKSGAIIVKGKEADLKTIQEIKPDVVIVATGAEPVIPEIPGIVQENVITAHDVLRDSANVGKKVVVIGGGMVGCETAEFLADRGKEVTVVDILDEVAADVGAPTRGLLLNRMAEKKIKILTKSKVKEISGDRVIIEGENGITEISGIDTVVIAVGSKPKDDLLKLIEAEGIPLYSIGDCVKPRRFMDAIHEGFRKAYSL; from the coding sequence ATGAATTTAAAATTCAATGAGCTTTTAAAACCAATTCAAATTGGGTCAATGCAACTTAGAAACAGGATTGTCATGCCTGCCATGGTTACAAATTACGCTGCTGCTGATGGTGCAGTTACTGACCGCTTTAAATCTTATCACCAGGTGAGAGCAAAAGGTGGAGTTGGCTTAATTATTATTGAAGCTACGTATGTACATCCAAGCGGTAAAGGCTTTAAGAACCAAGTTGGTATTTACAAAGATGAATTAGTGGCTGGCCTTAGAGAATTAACTGAAGCAGTGCATGAGTATGGCGCCCGAATCGCTGTGCAACTTTATCATGCCGGAAGGCAGACAACTTCGAAAGTTACTGGAATGAGTGTAGTTGCCCCTTCACCTATTCCATGCCCGGTCAAGCATGAAACGCCTAAGGAATTATCTATAGATGAAATAAAAGAGCTGGTAGAAGCCTTCGGTCAAGCCGCGAGGCGCGCTAAAGAAGCGGGGTTCGATGCCATAGAGATTCACGGCGCTCATGGTTACCTAATTAATCAATTTTTATCGCCGTATAGCAATAAACGAACTGACGAATACGGTGGGACTTTTGAGAACAGGATGAGGTTTCCGTTAGAAGTTGTTAAGAGAGTGAGGGAAGAAGTCGGAGCAGATTTTCCAATTATATACCGCATTAGTGCTGAAGAATACGTCACCGGAGGACTTACAATTGAAGACACTAAAGTATTTGCCCGGAAATTGGTAGAAGCAGGAATTAATGCTTTGCACGTTTCGGGTGGAGTTTATGAATCCTCGGCAATGATTATTCAACCCGCCGCTATTTCCCAAGGCTGTTTTGTAGAAAATGCGGCAGCTATAAAGAAAGCAATAAATGGGAAGGTACCTGTAATTGCTGTCGGTAGGATCAAAGATCCGGTTATGGCTGAACAAGTTATTCAGGAAGGCAAGGCTGATTTAGTGTCTATGGGGAGGGCGTTATTAGCAGATCCAGAACTGCCTAAAAAAGTATCTGAAGGCAGGATTCAAGAAATAAGAAAATGCATTGGCTGCAATCAGGGCTGTGTTGATCGCTTGTTCCAAGACCTTGATATTTCCTGCATTTCAAATGCGTTAACCGGGCATGAAACCGAATTTGATGTGGGAAGTCCAGCGAATAAAATGAAAAAGGTGTTAGTAATCGGTGGTGGACCTGGTGGATTGGAAGCAGCCAGAGTGGCAGCTTTACGAGGGCATGAAGTGATTCTTTATGAAAGAGAAGACGAATTGGGTGGGCAGATGCAAATTGCTGCCGTACCACCTCACAAAGAAGAGATAAATGATTTGGCTGATTTTCTTATCAATCAGGTAGAAAAATCTGGCGCTATAATTGTAAAGGGCAAGGAAGCAGATTTGAAGACAATTCAAGAGATTAAACCTGATGTGGTAATCGTAGCCACAGGAGCTGAACCGGTAATTCCTGAAATTCCTGGCATTGTTCAAGAAAATGTCATCACAGCGCATGATGTTCTTAGAGATTCGGCTAATGTGGGTAAGAAAGTAGTTGTTATTGGCGGTGGAATGGTAGGTTGTGAAACCGCAGAATTTTTAGCTGATCGTGGAAAAGAGGTTACGGTTGTGGATATATTGGACGAGGTAGCGGCAGATGTTGGGGCCCCGACAAGAGGTTTGTTACTAAATCGAATGGCTGAAAAGAAAATTAAAATATTGACAAAGAGTAAAGTCAAAGAGATATCAGGGGACAGAGTCATTATAGAAGGTGAAAATGGCATAACAGAAATATCGGGTATAGATACAGTCGTAATTGCGGTGGGATCGAAGCCTAAGGATGATTTATTAAAGCTAATCGAAGCTGAGGGTATACCTTTGTACTCCATTGGCGACTGTGTCAAGCCGAGAAGGTTCATGGATGCCATTCACGAAGGTTTTCGCAAAGCTTATAGCTTGTAA
- a CDS encoding YtxH domain-containing protein, translating into MRSGFMGGLFAGILAGTLMTILFGPSSAVRAGKKLSKISRCLKKKTEGMLKKVKDRE; encoded by the coding sequence ATGAGGTCCGGATTTATGGGTGGGCTTTTTGCAGGCATTTTAGCCGGTACTTTGATGACGATACTATTCGGCCCTTCATCGGCGGTGCGAGCAGGTAAAAAGCTTTCTAAAATTTCCAGGTGCTTAAAAAAGAAGACCGAGGGAATGCTCAAAAAGGTAAAAGATAGAGAGTGA
- a CDS encoding AI-2E family transporter, which translates to MRVKFFHDRIFIYRLFLFTVLILLAILIYRVRNKLSNVLLPFGVGILIAYTLNPVVLFLTAKGFKRNVAVALIYFILLCSLAVAMIYLVPVIITELNLLIDAVPFYAREVQYFVYEFRKNYMSSLPAGIQEVIDRNIDQMESILLDLLQNLVSILLGWFSGLFSFILGPILGFYILKDLDRLKNSMTRYIPAEHRDRVFHWVRKVDSTLGRYVRGQLTVSLIVGILTSLALYSLGIDFALLIGILAGITNIIPYFGPVIGAVPAVAIALLKEPGKVPWVVLAFALIQQVESGIISPHIVGENLGLHPITVILSLLIGGTFFGVWGLILAVPATALLKAIMISILEKLET; encoded by the coding sequence ATGCGCGTTAAATTCTTTCATGACCGGATATTTATATACCGGCTTTTTTTATTTACCGTTCTAATTTTGCTGGCGATTCTCATTTACAGGGTGAGGAACAAACTTTCTAATGTATTGCTTCCCTTTGGAGTCGGTATATTGATCGCCTATACCCTTAACCCGGTGGTCTTATTCTTAACGGCAAAGGGCTTTAAGAGAAACGTAGCCGTGGCACTAATATACTTCATACTCTTATGTTCCCTGGCGGTGGCCATGATTTACCTAGTACCGGTAATTATAACAGAGCTGAACCTACTGATTGATGCGGTCCCCTTTTATGCCAGGGAAGTTCAGTATTTTGTATATGAGTTCAGGAAAAACTATATGAGCAGCTTACCTGCGGGAATCCAGGAAGTTATAGACAGGAATATTGATCAAATGGAGAGCATACTGCTGGATCTTTTACAAAACCTGGTGAGCATACTGCTGGGCTGGTTTTCAGGGCTGTTCAGCTTCATCCTGGGACCGATACTTGGTTTTTATATACTGAAAGACCTCGATAGGTTGAAAAACAGCATGACCAGGTACATTCCTGCCGAACATCGTGATCGTGTTTTTCATTGGGTGCGAAAAGTAGATTCCACGCTGGGACGTTACGTAAGAGGACAGTTAACCGTAAGCCTGATTGTAGGGATATTGACGAGCTTGGCTCTCTACAGCCTGGGGATAGATTTTGCTCTACTGATAGGCATTCTTGCGGGGATAACGAACATAATTCCATACTTTGGGCCCGTAATAGGAGCTGTACCGGCGGTTGCCATAGCTTTACTGAAAGAACCCGGTAAAGTGCCGTGGGTGGTTTTAGCCTTTGCTTTAATACAGCAGGTGGAAAGCGGTATAATATCTCCCCACATTGTGGGTGAAAACCTGGGGTTGCATCCGATTACGGTTATCCTTTCTTTGTTGATAGGAGGAACTTTTTTCGGAGTCTGGGGGCTAATCCTCGCAGTACCGGCAACGGCACTGCTTAAAGCCATAATGATAAGCATCCTAGAGAAACTCGAGACCTGA
- the lysA gene encoding diaminopimelate decarboxylase yields the protein MLVGNISINSKGHLEICGCDAVDLAREFGTPLYVMDESHIRQNCRLYRETLNSLHPDSGVIYAGKAFLTMNMCRIVEQEGLYLDVVSGGELYVAIKAGFPAEKIYFHGNNKSYEELKMAIDYNVGHIVVDNFHEMEMLNDLTKKLRHRVNILLRISPGIEAHTHDYIKTGQLDSKFGFGLENGQAMMAVDRALGIKGVRLVGFHCHIGSQIFETEPFELAAELMMKFVKSVKSRFGHGIRQLDFGGGFGVKYTEEDKPLHPREYLMTLVESVKRWARELNVAVPRILVEPGRAIVGPAGITLYTIGAIKDIPGVRKYVSVDGGISDNIRPALYGARYSAVLANKAGMPVEETVSIAGKCCESGDMLIWDIKLPRVSTGDILAVFCTGAYHYSMASNYNMIPRPAVVFVRDGIARLVVKRETYKDLLRNEIFEPGKKAISSVM from the coding sequence ATGCTGGTCGGCAACATCAGCATTAACAGCAAGGGGCATCTGGAAATATGCGGATGCGACGCTGTAGACCTTGCAAGGGAATTCGGGACGCCCCTTTACGTTATGGATGAGTCCCACATAAGGCAAAATTGCAGGCTTTATAGAGAAACACTCAATTCCCTACACCCAGACAGCGGTGTGATCTATGCGGGAAAGGCCTTTTTGACCATGAACATGTGCAGGATAGTGGAACAGGAAGGACTATATCTCGATGTGGTTTCTGGTGGAGAACTATATGTGGCGATTAAAGCCGGGTTTCCCGCAGAGAAGATATACTTTCACGGTAACAACAAGTCCTACGAGGAATTGAAAATGGCTATCGATTATAATGTAGGGCATATAGTCGTTGACAATTTTCATGAGATGGAAATGCTAAACGATCTTACAAAAAAGCTGCGTCACAGGGTGAATATATTGTTACGCATATCCCCGGGGATAGAGGCCCATACCCACGACTATATAAAGACCGGACAGCTGGACTCCAAATTTGGTTTCGGCCTTGAAAACGGTCAGGCGATGATGGCAGTAGACAGAGCCCTCGGGATTAAGGGCGTAAGGCTGGTAGGATTCCACTGCCACATAGGATCACAAATATTTGAAACAGAGCCCTTTGAATTGGCGGCGGAACTCATGATGAAATTTGTGAAATCGGTTAAATCACGGTTCGGGCATGGAATAAGGCAGCTCGATTTTGGAGGCGGGTTTGGAGTAAAATATACCGAGGAAGATAAACCACTCCATCCGCGAGAATACCTGATGACATTGGTGGAATCGGTGAAGCGATGGGCCCGGGAACTGAACGTGGCCGTTCCCAGGATACTGGTAGAGCCGGGAAGGGCTATTGTGGGGCCTGCTGGGATTACTCTCTATACTATTGGAGCCATAAAGGATATTCCAGGTGTGAGGAAATACGTCAGTGTGGATGGAGGAATAAGCGACAATATAAGGCCGGCCCTCTACGGTGCAAGATACTCAGCGGTTCTGGCCAATAAGGCCGGCATGCCTGTAGAAGAGACTGTTTCGATAGCAGGCAAGTGCTGCGAATCCGGTGATATGCTCATTTGGGACATAAAATTACCGAGGGTGAGCACTGGGGATATTCTAGCAGTTTTCTGCACGGGTGCATATCACTACTCAATGGCTAGCAATTACAATATGATACCGCGACCAGCGGTGGTTTTCGTAAGGGACGGCATTGCCCGGCTGGTAGTGAAGAGGGAAACGTACAAGGACCTGCTCAGAAACGAGATATTCGAACCAGGAAAAAAAGCGATCTCTTCGGTCATGTAG
- a CDS encoding site-2 protease family protein, whose amino-acid sequence MPYFSGPEMLIRIPALLIAITFHEYAHARVSYALGDPTPKWTGRLTLNPLSHLDPIGLLMLWIFKFGWAKPVMVDPGYYRNRKTGMILTSMAGPLTNLLLALITLALLKLDIFSGLSASFIEMLFFYNLILAVFNLIPLPPLDGSKILSGFLPGSLSDTFAQLETYGPLILIFLVYFNIIDIILDPLILVVLNILDSITSLLIF is encoded by the coding sequence ATGCCGTATTTTTCAGGTCCGGAAATGCTGATCAGAATTCCAGCCCTCTTAATCGCTATTACTTTTCACGAATATGCTCACGCGAGGGTCTCTTACGCCCTAGGAGATCCTACTCCGAAATGGACCGGCAGATTGACTCTAAACCCGCTATCCCACCTGGACCCGATCGGACTACTCATGTTGTGGATATTTAAATTCGGATGGGCAAAACCTGTAATGGTGGACCCCGGGTATTACAGGAACCGCAAAACCGGTATGATACTTACATCAATGGCAGGGCCTCTCACGAACTTACTGCTCGCCTTAATAACATTGGCACTGCTTAAATTGGATATTTTTTCGGGACTTTCGGCGAGCTTTATTGAGATGCTTTTCTTTTATAATTTAATCCTAGCCGTTTTTAACCTGATACCTTTACCCCCTCTTGATGGGTCCAAGATACTGTCCGGTTTTTTGCCCGGAAGTTTGAGCGATACATTTGCCCAGCTGGAGACTTACGGGCCATTAATCCTTATATTCCTCGTTTACTTCAACATCATAGATATTATACTTGACCCCCTCATATTGGTAGTTTTAAACATTTTGGACTCTATAACCAGTTTGTTGATCTTTTAA
- a CDS encoding segregation and condensation protein A encodes MALNVKLEAFEGPLDLLLHLIEKNQINIYDIPISELTDQYLSYLEGLEKLDINLASEFLLMAATLLSIKSRMLLPTMKIDDVQLEISAVTDEEDPRTELVDRLMEYKKYKEIAMILKEKEENESRIFKRKPEDLSFLWEDDFVLSKITFDDLISAFSRIIKNQKLTENLNPRKILKEPLPLNVKIEQVYGIISRRKKVSFKELFRENASKLELIVTFLAVLELIKLNKIKAYQNEVFGEITVVLKEEA; translated from the coding sequence GTGGCGTTAAACGTAAAACTCGAAGCCTTTGAAGGTCCGTTGGACCTTCTTCTCCATCTTATAGAAAAGAACCAGATTAACATTTACGATATACCCATATCGGAACTGACGGATCAGTATCTGAGCTATCTGGAAGGACTTGAAAAACTAGATATAAACCTGGCCAGCGAATTTTTGCTAATGGCCGCCACTTTACTTAGTATCAAATCCAGAATGTTGCTTCCGACTATGAAGATCGATGATGTTCAGCTGGAGATAAGCGCCGTAACGGACGAAGAGGATCCGAGGACTGAGCTGGTGGACAGGCTGATGGAATATAAAAAATATAAAGAAATAGCAATGATTCTGAAAGAAAAAGAGGAGAATGAGAGCAGGATTTTCAAGCGCAAACCGGAGGATTTATCCTTTTTATGGGAAGATGATTTTGTCCTCTCGAAGATAACCTTTGACGATCTAATATCCGCCTTTTCACGAATTATAAAGAATCAGAAGCTTACCGAAAATCTAAATCCCCGGAAGATATTAAAGGAACCTTTGCCCCTGAATGTAAAAATAGAACAGGTTTATGGAATAATTTCCAGGAGAAAAAAGGTATCTTTTAAGGAATTGTTCAGGGAAAATGCTTCTAAACTAGAACTAATAGTTACCTTTCTTGCAGTACTTGAGCTGATAAAATTAAACAAAATAAAAGCGTATCAGAACGAGGTATTCGGCGAGATAACGGTCGTTTTAAAGGAGGAAGCCTGA
- the scpB gene encoding SMC-Scp complex subunit ScpB — translation MDRERAMGILEGILFSAGDPVAVEDLVKALEAPKEEVMRLINDMKQEYNSKKRGIMISEVGEKVRLTTKPDIYPYIETIFKPRVKSQLSRAALETLAIIMFKQPITKTEIEAIRGVNVEKTLNSLLEKNLICEMGRLEAPGRPILYGTTQYCLEYFGLNSIEELTKLELSVK, via the coding sequence ATGGACAGAGAACGGGCTATGGGGATTTTGGAGGGTATATTGTTTTCCGCCGGCGACCCGGTGGCGGTAGAAGATCTGGTAAAGGCACTGGAAGCCCCAAAAGAGGAAGTTATGCGCCTGATAAATGACATGAAACAGGAATATAATTCAAAAAAAAGAGGAATCATGATATCTGAGGTGGGTGAAAAGGTTAGATTAACTACCAAGCCCGACATTTATCCTTATATTGAAACGATATTTAAACCCAGGGTAAAAAGCCAGCTTTCCAGGGCTGCTCTGGAAACCCTGGCGATAATAATGTTCAAGCAGCCGATAACGAAAACCGAAATTGAAGCGATAAGAGGCGTTAATGTGGAAAAAACCCTAAACAGCTTATTAGAAAAGAATCTTATATGCGAAATGGGACGCCTGGAGGCGCCGGGACGGCCCATTTTATACGGCACCACTCAGTATTGCCTGGAATACTTCGGCTTGAACTCTATTGAGGAATTGACCAAACTCGAATTAAGCGTAAAATAA
- a CDS encoding DUF2953 domain-containing protein — MKYGFGDPALTGISAGMIWGLAHFVLYRFFGLYNSCFSLDIQPDFNENPTTELYLESIINARIGHIIIAGLLLLTSRLKHKKGEGAKARWTDILLKTS, encoded by the coding sequence ATAAAATACGGATTCGGTGATCCTGCTCTTACCGGCATATCCGCAGGGATGATTTGGGGCCTAGCTCATTTTGTATTATATCGCTTTTTTGGCCTGTATAATTCCTGTTTTTCGCTGGATATACAGCCGGATTTTAACGAAAATCCAACTACGGAGCTGTATTTAGAAAGTATAATAAATGCAAGAATAGGTCATATTATTATCGCAGGGCTATTATTGCTGACATCAAGGTTGAAGCACAAAAAAGGTGAGGGAGCGAAAGCGAGATGGACGGACATCCTATTGAAAACCTCATGA
- the ytfJ gene encoding GerW family sporulation protein produces the protein MDGHPIENLMKTAMESIKDMVNVNTIIGDAVETPDGNVIIPVSRVTFGFAAGGSEMPVKDGQDKDKNQEPQKMPFGGGSGAGVSVQPVAFMVVGQGQVRLLPVYQDAMWERVIDAAPQILDQLKSVLKKNHEPMVVQPK, from the coding sequence ATGGACGGACATCCTATTGAAAACCTCATGAAAACGGCCATGGAAAGCATAAAGGACATGGTAAATGTCAACACCATAATAGGAGATGCCGTGGAAACCCCGGACGGCAATGTTATTATCCCGGTATCTCGGGTCACCTTTGGTTTTGCTGCAGGGGGGAGCGAGATGCCGGTAAAAGACGGTCAGGATAAAGATAAAAATCAGGAACCGCAGAAAATGCCTTTTGGAGGCGGCAGCGGAGCGGGTGTTTCGGTGCAACCCGTTGCTTTTATGGTGGTAGGGCAGGGACAGGTTAGACTACTGCCGGTATATCAAGACGCAATGTGGGAGAGGGTTATAGATGCAGCTCCGCAAATACTGGATCAGTTAAAATCAGTATTGAAAAAAAATCACGAGCCCATGGTGGTCCAGCCAAAGTAG
- a CDS encoding D-alanyl-D-alanine carboxypeptidase family protein, which translates to MFKKCVSATMVFVILFTSGFFISGSEAKELNLSLNARAYVLMDPVSGRILVEKNSEIRLPMASTTKIMTAIVALEKGDLNSTVTVSRKAASVRGSSFHLEPGETMSLESMLYGLLLPSGNDAAVAIAEHIGGDVKTFVELMNLKAREIGAFNTHFKNPHGLDEPGHFTTAKDLALITRYALNIPKFREIVRTKDIIITEGRRPRHIYNTNRLLRVSEEIDGVKTGYTGKAGRCLVATAERNGMRLISVVLDAHDHFSNTLKLLNYGFSTYRLNKLVQKNNIYAAVPLKGGIINKAVLIAGEDVALPMRDGEKAHLKLVIPSFVPAPVFKDQVVGEIQVFIDGVLVRRVPLLSIQDIRKKTFFDRFYRIMMEWVTSGV; encoded by the coding sequence ATGTTCAAGAAGTGCGTTTCAGCCACTATGGTCTTTGTTATACTGTTTACTTCGGGCTTTTTTATTTCTGGTTCAGAAGCAAAAGAGTTAAATCTATCCTTGAATGCCCGCGCGTATGTACTTATGGACCCTGTTTCCGGCAGGATTCTGGTAGAAAAAAATTCTGAAATCAGACTTCCGATGGCAAGTACTACTAAAATAATGACGGCCATCGTGGCTCTGGAAAAAGGTGACCTTAACTCTACTGTTACCGTAAGTCGTAAAGCGGCATCCGTAAGAGGCTCTTCCTTTCACCTGGAGCCTGGAGAAACTATGTCTCTGGAAAGCATGCTTTACGGACTGTTGCTACCATCAGGCAATGACGCTGCGGTAGCAATTGCAGAACATATAGGAGGAGACGTTAAAACTTTCGTGGAGCTTATGAATTTAAAAGCCCGGGAAATAGGTGCTTTTAACACCCATTTTAAAAATCCCCATGGGCTGGACGAGCCCGGGCATTTTACTACGGCGAAGGACCTGGCTTTAATTACGCGCTACGCTTTAAATATTCCAAAGTTCAGAGAAATAGTGAGAACGAAAGACATAATAATCACCGAGGGAAGGCGTCCGAGGCATATATACAATACCAACCGATTGCTCAGGGTCTCCGAAGAGATAGATGGCGTGAAAACGGGTTATACGGGAAAGGCCGGCAGGTGTCTTGTGGCGACAGCAGAGAGAAATGGCATGCGCCTTATATCGGTAGTACTTGACGCCCACGACCACTTTTCCAATACACTCAAGCTTTTAAACTACGGTTTTAGTACCTACAGGTTAAATAAGTTGGTCCAAAAAAATAATATTTACGCTGCCGTTCCTTTGAAAGGCGGCATCATCAACAAGGCGGTCCTTATTGCCGGAGAAGATGTGGCCTTACCCATGCGGGATGGTGAAAAGGCTCATTTAAAACTTGTTATACCTTCTTTCGTACCGGCTCCAGTCTTTAAAGATCAGGTCGTGGGTGAGATACAGGTGTTCATAGATGGTGTTTTAGTCCGCAGAGTCCCACTTTTATCGATTCAGGATATCAGGAAAAAGACGTTTTTTGACAGGTTTTACAGGATAATGATGGAATGGGTTACCTCTGGCGTATAG